The following DNA comes from Diadema setosum chromosome 20, eeDiaSeto1, whole genome shotgun sequence.
GCATAATAATAGTAACTCTCAGTGATACTAGTGAGATTGTCCTGGACGAGGTAAACAACGTCTGTCGGGCATTTCGAAGAAACAACAGAAGCTCTGCCAAGAGATACAACAGCCAACAATGAAAGTGATGATCTGGCACAGAGATACGACACCCAACAATGGAagtgatttgtttttctgtttttttctgtgaaggGACGACACTTTTCGTAGCAGTTCAATAGTATTCGGCAGTGGTATTCGGAAGTGCAGAGCCGGGGTGCGAAAGTGAAAGTGAGATGTTTTTTCCACAACTATACCCCACCATAAATATAAATCATGATCGCTATAGCTGTTTGCAGAGTCTGTTTAGAAGTATGATAATGTTATGTCATATAATATATGTGGTGCACTTTCAAGATGCAATTTAGACGCCCGATTAAAGCTCTTCATAAGGCGATGAGATGGAAAAAGGAGAATGATCCAGCCTATTCAGTTACAGGACACTTGcaagtaactatacacagccctgtcgctgtacacaagtgtaagtcgcgacagggctgtacggtgtggacactcCGTAATCTTTGTATTCCGGGGCGCCGACGCGATTTTGAATTTACTGCACCATATTTGTTACTAAGGCTACATAAGGTGAAAACTTTATCTATTTAGCTACCGTTTTcagctattgatattgatatactcATTTTATAACTTACCAAAAATTGCACCTTTTTTAATCCTGTATGCCGCAGAAATCGtagaaattgcagaaatgattcGAAATGTCGGCGCAGCACTGGGCAAAGAGGGCGCTGTCGACTTCGCGGGCGTACAAACTCTAGCAGCGCAATTTGCATTGTTTGCATCGTTCAAAGCTGGGAAAGGTTTATTTTGAATGGCCCCACGATGATCACAGCATTCCGGGTTAAGATTGGACTTTTGCTCAGTGTATGTTGCGTGAGGGCTCACTATGGACTGAAATACCATGCTCATAGTCCAAGTATCTCAATTCACGTGAGTGattcgtaaaatttgtgaaaagaatgtagaaattttcaatagttttgttgttgtgtggccTTGTTCGAGGGGTTTAGTAGATATGTGTATAAAGTTCCGTAGATATGTGTATCACACACCGTCAGACCCCGTGCTAGCTTAGCGCACggggtctggtcgggctaacttGCAAGTAGATATTATACCGTCTAGTATGTTATACCGGCCGTGCATTGTTTTCTGTGTGGTTTCTTCTGTCATAtcctctttacttttttttttttttttacttccctCGTCAGGTTTCCTTCTTCCGCAAGccttaaaatattatgctgGTCTATCGCATCTTGTCTAAAAATTTGCTTTATTACGATACCACACGCGATTCACACTACAATGATAAACTCATCCAAAAAatttgggtgcacgtcacaagaccgacactcacgagtcatacagcccattagttcaaCACTaataagctaacaaggcccacgagaccgacacattaagccccgtgtttaACAAGTCTTttatcgggtgctgttcgttatttcgaagattcgttattccgaaggttcgttagtccgaaaatgaaatagggttcgctattccgaggGCTCgagctttgtgtcattttcggattaacgaaccttcggaataacgaatcttatttcattttcgaattaatgaaccttcggaataacaaacctttcaCGTCCCATGTAATTGCTGTCgatttttgttataattttaCCCTGCTGAATTGTACCGTAATTGCAGTCCACATTAATGTTTATATCCCTGGGAATGCAGGAATGATTCCCCAATGAATTCACCTATAGTATAGTCACTTGATCTTCATACtacgatttttttcttctttttattctgAAATGATTACGTTTCGTCACCTTTTTTGTTCCTTTCGTATATGTCATTGCTATTCCCTCCTACAGGGAAGCTCTAGTCTGCAACTTTTTTGCGGTCAACCATCACTTCAAACGGAAATTCAAGTGACTCATATCATACACCAGGATCTCAGCCATGCCGGTGCCAGTCCGACGAGTGGTTGAAGCAATGCCAGAACTATTAAAGTGAGCTGCATCGCCATGTTCTTGATAATTTTATTGAAattcacataggcctacacacattatacacaatatcacaaataaataaataaatagataaatgaatgaataaatcaatcaatcaatcaatcaataaatcaatcaatcaatcaatcaatcaatcaatcaatcaataaatgaatgcatacatatatatatatatatatatatatatagatagatagattgtagttgctccgcgtattggcagtactagaaataacaataataatgtcacaacacaggaatgcattaaatgccaatcttgattttaattaaagatccgaattttcgggggtcctcccccttcgtcagggatgacagtgcgaaaCTGTTTCAGttcaaaggcaaacatccgaccttttttggtggcccgatcaagCCACCAAATTCtacattctgaaattttggtggcccgacgtgcgtttttggtggccccgggccatcggaccaccgttagtgtcgagccctgatatatatatatatatatatatatatatatatatatatatatatatatatatatatatatatatatatatatatatatatatagaacaGAACTCAAGCTCATGCTGTCATTGCCAACAGTTTATTTTTTGACACACAAAGTTTCTGACTCCTCGCTCTTTATCAAGTGTTCTTAATTCTTGATAAAGGGCGAGGAGACCGAAAATTTGTCTGTCCAAAAATAAATTGCTGGTATTGACAGCATGAGCttgagttttgttttatttttgatattattGTACCGACACGTGGactacagtatatatatatatatatatatatatatatatatatatatatatatatatatatatatatatatacatatatatatatatatatatatatatatatatatatatatatatatatatatattgagtagGTTGTCCACGTGCACGATAAtgtcatcaaaaacaaaactgaaacaaagctaaaggacaagtccaccttcataaggattgagagaatgcagcaatattagtagaacacatcagtgaaagtttgaggaaaatcagacaatccgttcaaaagttatgaatttttgaagtatctgcgcagtctgctggatgagaagattactacaGCGTATCAGGGCAGTTACCCCGggaggacaattaccccccggctaaatactgctTAGTGGTAAgattagagtaaagattagggttaggtttaggtttagagtttagagtttgggttagggttaggattaggtttaggtttaggattagggttagggtccggggaagggtgtggggtaattgcccagggggtaattgccctagaccctactacagtgtatgatgtcacatgcgtacaacgatataaggaaaataaaaagagaagttcacaaaactttactttctgaataaagtgcacatttcttcgacttgttactgacgtatattaagggtattattccccctgccttctgaaagagagaagttgattgttctttcgttatgcgagaaaaatggaaatatgttgaattttctttattctttctttatatcgttgtactcatgtgacatcacgagccatagtagttttctcatccagtcgtgactaagcagaaacttcaaaaattcataacttttgaacgaattgtccgattttcctcaaactctcaccgatgtattctactaatattgctgcattcactaaacccacatgtctatgaaggtgaacttgtcctttaatgctgtattcaccaacagtttatttcggcacacacattttcgagcgattcgctctttctcaagtgttgagtatgatgatacacacacacacacacacacacacacacacacacacacacacacacacacacaaacacacacacacacacacacacgcacacatgtatacatatatatttgtttgtttaatagatactttattttctgcaaatcaacaaatcaatcagcaaatcaatatacataaggcacatgatcatgaacatgtgggaaatatacaaaataaattcaaaacagagtcgtttgacttgcgtaaacaaagatataaaaggtaattaatgatacaatatacagtatgcatgtctatgcagcggggatccaattcaattcaattcaattcaatagtttacaacaattataattatggaccgataatgcagagggccgccattgtaagcatagcttgaaaagatggccggccagaGGAAAAAGTAGGGACGTATACTAGTTTcgtaataatacaatacaatacaatacaaattctgctgcgaagatagcaggggaaaataaacgtgatggtggtggatgtgcgtgcaagtgctagAAAGTGCAGAAGGGCAGATATGCTGGAATGTAGAATAAtcgaattggtttgctggaagagggaacgatatgcgatgttgctatttgggagaccaacattaatcatatgaattatttgtttttaatttgtatttgaagtatactgtaataaaatgtgcttctttaagtttgctttaaatgaaaacaagggggcacactgtttcaactcctcaggaagagtgttccatgtatccggaccgtgatgtctaatcgatttttgagcaagtaaaaacTTTGGATTACagtacttaaatgaaaatcatgggaacgacgggttgggtatgaatgaatatggtcattggttactaaggcattatgaaaaaatggtaataaatttcgagtgtgtttatacataaatatagcagttagatatatatgtatgtcatgggcttttaaagtttttaggcgatatatatatatatatatatatatatatatatatatatatatatatcaaagacACACTCACCGAAAAGAATATCTTTGATATAGGTCTTCAAGACCTATATCAAAGATATTCTTTACGGTGTGTGTGTCTTTGATAAAGGTTTTTGACCGACAACTGACCGATACGTCAGTCTAAATTTTTGGCTCCTGATGTATTCCCTTAACTCCTTCTCCGATATCTATTTATTACGTACCGATGCATAATATTCAATCTTTGTTCAACATGTTTactatatatatgatatatatcgTGCATATGCGAAACTTTTTTTGTAGAAATCACTTTTAAGTGTCATTTACAAGAAAGAGCAGCTAGCAGAGACGAGAGTAGGAGTTCTTATAGATATTAAGGTATTTGCTGTCGTTGGGGGCGCACTAATGAACATCGTAAATCGGTGATACATTAATGCTCAAAGGACTTTGGGGGTTACGGTTATGGAGTTGTGACAGGGTTTTACGTTTAgcttgatgtgaggattaggattagggttagggtaatgTTTGTGGGTGTGAGAatctatgtttggcttagcgtgcggATAATTCATAGGGAGGAGCAAATGGCACGGAACCTTGTAAATCACAAGTGACGTAATTTCAATAAGCAAAGTCAGTTAAAGGGAGAATGGGGGAAAGGGAACGTTCCTTTTGTGACAACTTGAGTGGGTAATGTAACTGTAACCAATCTTATCCTATTTCTTTCAACCATGTTTCAATAAGATGAAGACTTAGTTTTAACAAACATGGTTGTGCATGTGGAATCAGCGACTGTAAAGAGAATAGTGAAACGCAtctgtttgaagaaaatcggaaaAAGTTCATTAAAATTTTTTGACTTAATACAGTTTTAGTTACCCTAAGCTCCACCAGAATCAGAATCGTGCAACCGGTTGCTATGTCGCAATGTGTGATCTTAAAGGCATtgtttgccatttgcagatgaaacaaaatcccagctttagtacttcaaaatagttctcaaATGTGAataaggaatagaaacaacccgTGTAAAAAACAGGTTAATCATCAATAATCAGAGTTAAGTTTTGTTAGATTTACCAAATGTGAACAACAATTATTATAAAATTATTTTtcgactaaactgtctacagttatggtagGATGGTAGGATggatggtaggatgttttgtgatacaactgacctacaaataagcatcaaatgtgataactcgaacattttttaaatcattgctcccaatggtaaataatacctttaagaatatgaagacatttttttttttcgtttgaaagaagaaaaaaagatgcattGCCTCTACTTGTACATGAGATATTTATGTTAATTCTATTTTTATCCATGTCTGCTGAAGGAGCCAAAAAGAGAGCTCTCTTTCGATGTTACTGAAGgctggaatttttttttcctcttccctCTTTAACGAGAGGAAATCAATGTAATGTTCCGTTTATCACCTATAGGTTAGGTCTTTGGAAGGAAGTGCAACTAGGAGACACACAAAAGGGGAGAAAATATGAAACTCCAGTTTCATCTTGTTTTGCTTCCATCACAAGGCGATATGAGgtgagtaactttttttttctttttcttttttattgggAAGGACGCCGTGAGAAAGGAAGCCAATTGTCTGGCTTGGAAGTTTGAAACTCGGCAGTCCACTTCTATGATGCCTTCAGTTTTGGTTTTATAGCTTGGCTGCTGtgacattttgtcttttttttttagattgaatAAGAAGTATAAGAAGGAAAGTGATTGAAGTGCTCATTGGTAGGCGTAACATTCAAGTGTATGTCTACTATAAAATCTCATGCATCTGACTCCACGCCCACACAGACGTCGCATATCCGTTGTGTCTCCTGCACGGGCATGGTGTACATGCGGGTGTCATTGGATAGGATATAAAATCATGAGCAGCAGGCATCAGATATTCCGTTGTGTGATTGGTGCTTCGACTCTGTCCTTTTTGACTGTCATTCGGAGCTCAAACAATTGGATGATTTTTCTACAGATGGACGATATCATCATTTTAATGGCGGGAAATACCCAGGAGAGGTACTCACCGCTGTCGCATAATGAACTCGAACTTTAGAGGAGCGTGCCAAGAGGAAATCCGAACATAGTCACATATACTCCAACATGAGTtgtataaataaaaaatagcACGATTAAAAGCCTTTGCATGCCGATGTACACGACAGTGTGAGAGACTTAGCAGTGCCGAAGAGAACTCATCTACGCTTGGAGTCCAATCTGAGTCCCTAAAATGTTGGCGGAGGGTAACGTCAGCTTGTCTGCGTCTTGGACGTGGTCACCGGTATCTTGGAACTGGGCGAATGTGTTTCAGCTGATTCTGTCCGTGGTGGGCATTGCGGGGAACTTCATCGTCATGCTGGTCTTGCTGCGGCCGAAGCGCCAGCGCTGCTCGACCGACACCTTGATCGCTGCCTTGGCCGTGGCCGATTTTCTCACGTCGATCTTCTTAATCCCTCATGCCAGGGTCAATACTCTGCCGGACTCGATCGGCTCTCAACTCTTCTGTCGGATCGTCCATTCGTCTCTTTTCATGTGGATATCTATTTGCTCGTCCATCTTCACGCTGACCACGCTTTCTCTGGAGAAATTCGTGGCTGTGAAGTATCCCTACGCCTTCCAGAGGATATTCTCCCCCGAGAAAAGTGTGAGATACGTAATCTGCATCTGGGTTACATCTGTCATCATCAATGCGCCGGTTCCATTTGTCGTTTTCTTCCGCGACAACAAGTGTGTCTTCGGTTATCCAAACATGGGTATCCAGATACTGGTGGGAACTCTGGTGTTTTTGCTTGAGTACGTCATACCGGTCGTTGTGATGACATTTGCTCACATCACCACCATCATAGCCCTCAACCGGCTCCAGAAGTGCGTCCAGCCCGGCGTGGCGAAGCATCATTGCCCAACCGCTTCGCAGCCGACTCAGGCCCAACTGCGCCGTGCGAGGTCTCGCCGAAAGCTCATCAACATGTTCGCCATAGTCGTGATCACCTTCGTCGTGTGCTGGACGCCCGATCAGATCTGCTACTTCGCGCTCAACGTCGGCTGGATAGCTCCTTCATTCCTCTACAGTCCGCTCTATCGGTCTTTCGTTCTCCTCGCCTTCGTGAACTCGTGCGCGAACCCATTCATCTACGCGGCCAGGAATGCGAACTTCAGGAAAGCTGTGCGGGAAATGTTCGCGTCGATCCCGAGGCGCAGTCTCAGGACCGTATTCGACTCCGTATCAGACACCCCCGGTGGCACTCAACCCACGAATCAGACTCCTCTTGAGTCCATGGAGACACCCTCCTCAACTGTTTAATCCTAGACCTTCCCATACTAAGGTGACCGTGACAAATAGTCCATGGACTCAGTGGTTACACTGCATGTGCCAAAATGTTTCTGCTTCAGTTATTGCAGCAGATTGCAAGAACTgtgctgttgtttttattctCGTGTTTCTTTACCAGTGTGCTTTCTCTCTaattttatttgaatatttccATTCATTTGTTCACTTGGGTGGAAATAATTGATATGTTCTTTTCTCTATATTCAGGCCTAATTTGTTTCGTTACAATTTTGTGATTCTATACACCCCACCTGTTCTCTGTCATAAATTCATTTACCGGGTTTATGATATTGTGTTTCATTATCGTAAGATATAATTctcattgtgatttgtttgaaagtttgcatggtgGTGTAAATGAGGAAGAGCGATTTGTGATAACACCATAGTTGTTGTATGAATAGATAAGTGTACAGTGTTACCGCATCCTCTCTACCTTAGATTTTGGTTGTTGTCGTTCCAACATTTTTGCTAAGGAAATATTGCATAGAACAAACAGGAGCACTCTGAGAGAGCAGACCTCCGCCGGGCAGCCATGATTAAAATATCTCCATTGCATCTTCAACACAAACATAGAGGTATAGGGACATCTACACAACACGTGTAATTGGTGAATATAATGATCATTCATTGTTGAGTTATCTGAAGAGTAAGTTATGTCTATTATGACCCTATGATCTTCGATCTCTGACCTCATGACCTCAAATTTAACTGTCTCGTTCTCACTCCACTATGAACACATtctgcaagtttggtgaaaatccgacCGTCCGTTCTTGAGTTATTG
Coding sequences within:
- the LOC140243397 gene encoding galanin receptor 2b-like, producing the protein MLAEGNVSLSASWTWSPVSWNWANVFQLILSVVGIAGNFIVMLVLLRPKRQRCSTDTLIAALAVADFLTSIFLIPHARVNTLPDSIGSQLFCRIVHSSLFMWISICSSIFTLTTLSLEKFVAVKYPYAFQRIFSPEKSVRYVICIWVTSVIINAPVPFVVFFRDNKCVFGYPNMGIQILVGTLVFLLEYVIPVVVMTFAHITTIIALNRLQKCVQPGVAKHHCPTASQPTQAQLRRARSRRKLINMFAIVVITFVVCWTPDQICYFALNVGWIAPSFLYSPLYRSFVLLAFVNSCANPFIYAARNANFRKAVREMFASIPRRSLRTVFDSVSDTPGGTQPTNQTPLESMETPSSTV